The following are encoded together in the Bradymonas sediminis genome:
- a CDS encoding bifunctional metallophosphatase/5'-nucleotidase, giving the protein MTKSRLYLVTLLVLAGFGVGVSTGCAGKQPVPDSAERDGPGVSAEGRDADGLVPLRIVAINDLHGNLEAPAGTVVVDGEKVDAGGVAYIKSYVEKARAGHPNSIVVAAGDLVGATPLVSAVQHDEPTIESLNKIGLELSAVGNHEFDAGWQELLRKQNGGCFEGDDCTDKEVFGGADFDYLAANVVGEDGETILPGYRVKEFGGIPVGFIGLVLEGTPKIVAPNSIRGLTFRNEAEVINEVAAKLQAEGVEAIVVLIHEGGQPETAQASLSDCGDMRGPIVDIVKNSSKAVDLFITGHTHRNYICTVDERLVTSAYSYGRILTEVDVKLDPKTGDIVHKAGVNEVVRNDDLPADVELAAMVKGYVDSAAVVANQPVGRITAPITREQNEAGESALGDLIADSQLVATQAPDAGGAQIAFMNAGGIRESVPGTVEEGSDTLSVTYADMHRALPFGNTVVTLTLTGAQIHRLLEQQWAGDFPKILQVSKGFTYEFDPNGEIGSLVDPASIKLNGLTLDPSGEYRVTVNGFLASGGDGFTVLGEGTNKQVGPTALDVAIDYFKKNTPVAPGPQDRIKVKK; this is encoded by the coding sequence ATGACGAAGTCACGTCTCTATCTTGTCACATTATTGGTTCTTGCAGGTTTTGGGGTTGGCGTCAGTACGGGTTGTGCCGGCAAGCAGCCGGTGCCGGACTCGGCCGAGCGCGACGGCCCGGGGGTGAGCGCGGAGGGCCGCGACGCCGACGGCCTCGTGCCGCTGCGCATCGTCGCGATCAACGACCTCCACGGCAATCTCGAAGCCCCCGCTGGCACGGTGGTGGTCGACGGTGAAAAGGTCGACGCAGGCGGGGTTGCTTATATCAAATCCTATGTCGAGAAGGCCCGCGCGGGTCACCCCAATAGCATCGTGGTCGCCGCGGGCGACCTGGTCGGCGCGACCCCGCTGGTCTCGGCGGTGCAACACGATGAGCCGACCATCGAGTCGCTCAACAAGATCGGCCTGGAGCTGAGCGCGGTCGGAAACCACGAGTTCGACGCGGGCTGGCAGGAGTTGCTGCGCAAGCAAAACGGTGGCTGCTTTGAGGGCGATGACTGCACCGACAAAGAAGTCTTCGGCGGCGCCGACTTTGATTATCTGGCAGCCAATGTGGTCGGCGAAGATGGCGAGACCATCCTGCCGGGCTATCGCGTCAAAGAATTTGGCGGCATTCCGGTAGGCTTTATCGGCCTGGTGCTCGAGGGCACCCCGAAAATCGTCGCGCCGAACTCCATTCGGGGATTGACCTTCCGCAACGAAGCCGAGGTCATCAACGAGGTCGCCGCGAAGCTGCAGGCCGAGGGCGTCGAAGCCATCGTCGTGCTCATCCATGAGGGCGGCCAGCCCGAAACCGCCCAGGCGAGCCTGAGCGACTGCGGTGATATGCGCGGCCCGATCGTCGATATCGTCAAGAATTCGAGCAAGGCGGTCGACCTGTTTATCACCGGGCACACCCACCGAAATTATATCTGCACGGTCGATGAGCGACTCGTCACCAGCGCCTATTCTTACGGGCGAATCCTGACCGAGGTCGACGTGAAGCTCGACCCGAAGACCGGCGATATCGTCCATAAGGCTGGCGTCAACGAGGTCGTGCGCAACGACGACCTGCCCGCAGACGTCGAATTGGCCGCGATGGTCAAGGGCTACGTTGACTCGGCGGCCGTCGTGGCCAATCAGCCGGTCGGGCGCATCACCGCGCCGATTACGCGCGAGCAGAACGAGGCCGGTGAGTCGGCCCTGGGTGATCTTATCGCCGACTCTCAGCTCGTCGCCACCCAGGCGCCCGATGCCGGTGGCGCCCAGATCGCCTTCATGAACGCCGGCGGCATCCGTGAGTCCGTCCCGGGCACCGTCGAGGAGGGCAGCGACACCCTCAGCGTCACCTACGCCGATATGCACCGCGCGCTGCCCTTCGGCAATACCGTGGTCACCCTGACCCTGACCGGCGCGCAGATTCACCGCCTGCTGGAGCAGCAATGGGCCGGCGACTTCCCCAAGATTCTCCAGGTCTCCAAAGGCTTCACCTATGAGTTCGACCCCAACGGCGAGATCGGCAGCCTTGTCGACCCGGCCTCGATCAAGCTCAATGGCCTGACGCTCGACCCGAGCGGGGAGTACCGCGTCACGGTCAACGGATTCCTAGCCAGCGGCGGCGACGGCTTCACCGTCCTGGGCGAAGGCACCAATAAGCAGGTCGGCCCCACCGCCCTGGATGTCGCGATTGATTATTTCAAGAAGAACACCCCGGTCGCCCCGGGCCCGCAGGACCGCATCAAAGTCAAGAAATGA
- the recO gene encoding DNA repair protein RecO — protein MSKPQQVTAFILRRVDYGDQDQIITVFGRETGKFSARARNARASKKRFGGGLQPMRRLNLSYTHAANRSMASLSEIEILLDYQGLEGSFDKIAIASYATELVREFVQEGQSEPETFDLLDVFYAELAASDLSSAGQPAPPEQFPDFVYFLQLMLFQFELRLLAIHGALPSFDGCFRCGVDAAQMDRLRCMRSGEGLICGACRRPGESTGLLSHQTFALLCYLQNPADGSAAGFGDPKVHQQLRRVLDAALEQMLTRPLKSRAMLDTLFL, from the coding sequence ATGTCGAAACCTCAACAGGTCACCGCGTTTATTCTGCGCCGGGTCGATTATGGCGACCAGGACCAGATTATCACGGTTTTCGGGCGAGAAACGGGCAAGTTCTCGGCTCGCGCGCGCAACGCGCGCGCGAGCAAAAAGCGCTTCGGCGGCGGGCTGCAGCCGATGCGCCGGCTCAACCTGAGCTATACCCACGCCGCCAATCGCTCGATGGCCTCCCTGAGCGAGATCGAAATTCTCCTGGATTATCAGGGTCTTGAGGGGAGCTTTGACAAGATCGCCATCGCCTCCTACGCCACCGAGTTGGTGCGCGAATTCGTCCAGGAGGGGCAATCCGAGCCCGAAACCTTCGACCTGCTCGACGTATTCTATGCCGAGTTGGCCGCCTCCGATTTAAGCAGCGCCGGGCAGCCCGCCCCGCCCGAGCAATTCCCCGACTTCGTCTATTTTCTGCAGCTCATGCTCTTTCAATTCGAGCTGCGCCTGCTCGCCATCCACGGCGCGCTGCCCTCCTTTGACGGTTGTTTTCGCTGTGGCGTGGACGCCGCACAGATGGACCGACTGCGCTGTATGAGGAGTGGTGAGGGGCTTATCTGCGGCGCCTGCAGACGCCCCGGCGAGTCCACCGGGCTTCTCTCCCACCAAACCTTTGCCCTGCTATGCTATCTTCAGAACCCGGCGGATGGCTCGGCTGCCGGATTTGGTGACCCAAAGGTCCACCAACAACTTCGCCGAGTCCTGGACGCCGCGCTTGAGCAAATGCTCACCCGGCCGTTGAAAAGCCGGGCGATGCTCGACACGCTCTTTTTATGA
- a CDS encoding DUF6918 family protein, with protein MAELKTRLDAANRKDVVDDVVALIDAEVQGKSGLSGVALKGGYSVVKRLKGGRMIHEAADALLDPFAEALDPLYVAFLEDDGASSFETYLKPRSDEATQALLGITDARVDRAEKKVIIKTYGKLRGQAEKHVAEAVPGVGRLIDKYAPKGA; from the coding sequence ATGGCTGAATTGAAAACACGCCTGGACGCTGCCAACCGAAAAGACGTCGTGGATGATGTCGTCGCGCTGATTGACGCCGAGGTTCAGGGCAAATCTGGCCTCTCAGGCGTCGCGCTTAAGGGCGGTTATTCGGTGGTCAAGCGCCTCAAAGGTGGGCGCATGATTCACGAGGCGGCCGACGCCCTGCTGGATCCTTTCGCCGAGGCGCTCGACCCGCTCTATGTCGCCTTCTTGGAAGACGACGGCGCCAGCAGCTTCGAGACTTATCTGAAGCCGCGCAGCGACGAGGCGACCCAGGCATTGCTCGGGATCACCGACGCGCGCGTCGACCGCGCCGAGAAAAAAGTCATCATCAAGACCTACGGAAAGTTGCGCGGACAGGCCGAAAAGCACGTCGCCGAAGCGGTCCCCGGGGTCGGTCGGCTTATCGACAAATACGCCCCGAAAGGCGCCTGA
- a CDS encoding serine/threonine protein kinase, which translates to MPICPKCRGESDELGAKCPRDEFYYIHESALEDAERDSWIGTLAADKYVIVALISEGGMGAVYQAIQLPVQREVAFKVLRAELKDSKQGKERFAREARAISRLSHPNIITMHDFGVDSLGHPFMAMEYAPGQSLADWMMTPGLTLQRISHVFRQILAAMSDAHEQGVVHRDLKPENLIVTRAGNDTDYVKLLDFGIARMVHDTASRGLTRDGEVFGTPHYMAPEQAQGKRDIGPQADVYALGIMFYEMLSGECPFDAPTPLSILYMQINDPLPELRPKNKMQVPQGLRDLIDIATAKDPAQRFENAGAMLNAMDHALGDMSGIYAIPAASREGQTPAPAAPAPQKVSVEKATELDLDASFDDAVLIAGARAASNQVQISDPSVATDMDLVAPGDDKKRLALILLLVLLLGGGFAVYIFGGSAEVEEPTGTLQAEEVAATPESPSEPETEPAAALAEEQAPEVVEKPPSDEVDLAQEEPRVGEPAPVELAATPAEDKPEDGDKTPAPKAAAQEPTPTAAAPTPTAKPKPAPQKFERKPIDSAQTSDSEPKKFAPAKFGAPAPKKESEPRKFEFK; encoded by the coding sequence ATGCCAATATGTCCGAAATGTCGTGGGGAGAGCGATGAGCTTGGCGCTAAATGCCCGCGAGATGAATTCTATTATATCCATGAAAGCGCGCTGGAGGATGCCGAGCGCGATTCGTGGATTGGTACCCTGGCGGCCGACAAATATGTGATCGTCGCGCTGATCAGCGAGGGCGGCATGGGCGCGGTGTACCAGGCGATTCAACTGCCGGTGCAGCGCGAAGTCGCGTTCAAGGTCTTGCGCGCTGAGTTGAAGGATTCCAAGCAGGGAAAGGAGCGCTTCGCGCGCGAAGCCCGCGCCATCTCGCGGCTCTCCCATCCCAATATTATCACCATGCACGACTTCGGGGTCGACAGCCTTGGCCATCCATTTATGGCCATGGAATACGCCCCCGGCCAGAGCCTGGCCGACTGGATGATGACCCCGGGGCTGACGCTGCAGCGGATCAGTCATGTTTTTCGCCAGATTCTCGCGGCGATGTCCGACGCCCATGAGCAGGGGGTTGTTCACCGCGACCTGAAGCCCGAGAACCTGATCGTCACCCGGGCCGGCAACGACACGGACTATGTGAAGTTATTGGACTTCGGCATCGCGCGCATGGTGCACGACACCGCCAGCCGCGGGTTGACCCGTGACGGCGAGGTCTTCGGCACCCCGCATTATATGGCCCCCGAGCAGGCTCAGGGAAAACGGGATATCGGCCCTCAGGCCGACGTCTACGCCCTGGGGATCATGTTTTATGAGATGTTAAGCGGTGAGTGTCCCTTTGACGCGCCCACGCCGCTGTCCATCCTCTATATGCAGATCAACGATCCGCTGCCGGAGTTGCGCCCCAAGAATAAAATGCAGGTCCCGCAGGGGCTGCGCGATTTGATCGATATCGCCACGGCCAAAGATCCGGCGCAGCGTTTCGAGAACGCCGGCGCGATGCTCAACGCCATGGACCATGCTTTGGGCGATATGAGCGGCATCTACGCAATCCCGGCGGCGAGTCGGGAGGGGCAGACGCCGGCCCCCGCCGCCCCAGCGCCCCAGAAGGTGTCCGTCGAGAAGGCCACCGAGCTCGACCTGGATGCGAGCTTCGACGACGCTGTGCTCATCGCCGGCGCGCGCGCCGCCTCCAATCAGGTGCAGATCTCCGACCCCAGCGTCGCCACTGACATGGATCTTGTCGCTCCCGGCGATGACAAGAAGAGGCTCGCCCTGATCCTGCTCCTGGTATTGCTGCTCGGCGGTGGCTTTGCGGTTTATATCTTTGGCGGCTCCGCTGAAGTTGAGGAGCCCACGGGCACCCTGCAGGCCGAGGAAGTCGCGGCGACCCCCGAGTCGCCGAGCGAGCCTGAGACGGAGCCCGCCGCGGCGCTGGCTGAAGAACAAGCCCCCGAGGTCGTCGAGAAGCCGCCGAGTGATGAAGTCGACTTAGCCCAAGAAGAGCCGCGCGTGGGCGAGCCGGCGCCGGTTGAATTGGCGGCCACTCCCGCGGAGGACAAGCCCGAGGACGGGGACAAGACGCCCGCGCCCAAGGCTGCTGCCCAAGAGCCGACGCCAACCGCCGCCGCCCCGACGCCAACCGCGAAGCCCAAACCGGCGCCGCAGAAATTCGAGCGAAAGCCCATCGACTCGGCGCAGACGAGCGACTCGGAACCCAAGAAGTTCGCGCCGGCGAAATTCGGCGCACCGGCGCCAAAAAAGGAGTCGGAACCGCGCAAATTTGAGTTTAAATAA
- a CDS encoding M23 family metallopeptidase, whose amino-acid sequence MSQDETARKTAAPKSFPWELWSQVAVMMAGIALLGWVLVFMRLGIVSVYIHSFILSTLGILTLPVIFWGLTKTIFNQPIFRWPRTIAYLLLVLIALFCNVPMFAVPLSTEDWESTHDYRLPVEGEWVTTAGGDSKKTNYHATTATYRWGYDFTRVEDGKRFKNEGKELSDYYCFGEPVFSAVEGKVVKLERKHEDNAPNVVTDEGPLGNYVVIKVDEAEYLYIAQLKKRSIPVKVGDTVAPGDKVGECGNSGRAMLPHVHIHLQNTGDFPVAESLPLRFSNYLADGEAVEKGMPQGPSDKDPLLGQRVENQ is encoded by the coding sequence ATGAGTCAAGACGAAACAGCCCGTAAGACCGCCGCCCCGAAGTCCTTTCCCTGGGAGCTCTGGAGCCAGGTGGCCGTGATGATGGCGGGCATTGCGCTGCTGGGCTGGGTGCTGGTCTTTATGCGCCTGGGCATCGTCAGCGTCTATATCCACTCGTTCATCCTGTCGACGCTGGGGATCCTGACGCTGCCGGTGATCTTCTGGGGGCTGACCAAGACGATCTTTAACCAGCCGATCTTTCGCTGGCCGCGCACCATCGCGTATTTGCTCCTGGTGCTGATCGCGCTGTTCTGCAACGTGCCGATGTTCGCGGTGCCGCTGTCGACCGAAGATTGGGAGTCCACCCACGACTATCGCCTGCCCGTTGAGGGCGAATGGGTGACCACGGCCGGCGGAGACTCCAAGAAGACGAATTATCACGCGACCACCGCGACCTACCGATGGGGCTATGATTTCACCCGCGTCGAAGACGGCAAACGCTTCAAGAATGAGGGCAAAGAACTCAGCGACTATTATTGCTTCGGCGAGCCGGTCTTCTCGGCGGTGGAGGGCAAGGTGGTCAAGCTTGAGCGCAAGCACGAGGACAACGCGCCCAACGTGGTCACCGACGAAGGCCCGCTGGGCAATTACGTGGTGATCAAGGTCGATGAGGCCGAGTACCTCTACATCGCGCAGCTCAAAAAGCGCAGCATCCCGGTGAAGGTCGGCGACACGGTCGCCCCGGGCGACAAGGTCGGCGAGTGCGGCAACTCCGGGCGCGCCATGCTGCCGCATGTGCATATTCACCTGCAAAACACCGGCGACTTCCCGGTCGCTGAGAGCCTGCCGCTGCGGTTCTCGAATTACCTCGCCGACGGCGAGGCGGTTGAGAAAGGCATGCCCCAGGGCCCCTCAGATAAGGACCCCCTGCTCGGCCAACGGGTTGAAAATCAATGA
- a CDS encoding endonuclease MutS2: MMNSDQNSDAQPAAKDISSYTSLEGLMVQTLAPVRGGAPRGEGDDASSESWRRAIFPPKTLQDLQWPRLLAMLEKEASTPEGRAILADLQPLPTRAGIERRLAETGEALRLLADDDFPPLMGLRDIRRALDHVSRQGVLLGEDLAAIARNCDVGARNYRFFESRGGRFPLLAEAGAQIDPVDRLRAELHECVDPSGELTDRASPALRTLRRNVQNQHDRLRSRIEQELGREELADYLQDDYFTVREERYVLPIRSSARSHVPGVVHGYSSSGQTAFIEPADLVNLNNELRWAEAELQEEKNRIFARLSAQVGQYAASLLHNSDCLAYIDVVMAHARFAERINATVPTITEDRVELKQLRHPMLYVQHLRERDGQLTSDVVANDLILEPERRILLISGPNTGGKTVLLKSFGLCALMLHFGLPIPVAEGSKIPLFDSIFSDIGDEQSIERDLSTFSSHLTNINEFLGECGPKSLVLLDELFTGTDPMQGAALAVALLEELARRGSTAAVTTHLENLKTLAIQNQAFANASMGFDVETLEPTYRLTLGIPGSSFALRISRRLGLPQKLIDRAMEVLDGEDHHHVDEVLASLEEQMSELHAERNRLEHARREAEQKKYRFEKKYQSLLEKERTAINADARALKKDLHKARELIREKIKTLQQAGVVSGKSSLSQKELSEFQDELRGSEEVIDRAHERTRPAKVSPSGYIELPADEVEVGLKIYVRSFNRMGTIVEFDERSRRVQVQLGVLKAKVDLDDLFYPSEAQRQAHLRGDSSGGKPRGQQGADKGAQAPDPAQDGEHGLDITIPQTPDNTVDLRGMRVDGSLEKLDLFLDHAYAKGEVGVHIIHGHGTGALKRAVRGHLIDSRYVKEFRRGARNEGGDGITVALLAAKLR; the protein is encoded by the coding sequence ATGATGAACTCGGACCAAAATTCGGACGCCCAGCCAGCCGCCAAAGACATCTCTTCCTATACCTCGCTTGAGGGCCTGATGGTGCAGACCCTCGCGCCGGTTCGCGGGGGCGCGCCGCGCGGTGAGGGCGATGATGCATCGTCGGAGAGCTGGCGCCGCGCGATCTTTCCGCCCAAGACGCTCCAAGATCTGCAGTGGCCACGGCTGCTGGCGATGCTCGAGAAAGAAGCATCGACGCCGGAGGGCCGCGCGATCCTCGCCGATCTGCAGCCGCTGCCCACCCGCGCCGGCATCGAGCGCCGCCTGGCCGAAACCGGCGAGGCGCTGCGTCTGCTGGCTGACGACGACTTCCCGCCCTTGATGGGGCTGCGCGATATTCGACGCGCCCTGGACCATGTCTCGCGCCAGGGCGTGCTGCTGGGCGAGGACCTGGCCGCGATCGCCCGAAACTGCGACGTAGGCGCGCGCAACTATCGCTTCTTCGAGAGCCGCGGCGGGCGTTTCCCGCTGTTGGCCGAAGCCGGCGCGCAGATCGACCCGGTGGACCGCCTGCGCGCTGAGCTTCACGAATGCGTCGACCCCAGCGGTGAGCTGACCGACCGCGCAAGCCCGGCGCTTCGCACCTTGCGGCGCAACGTGCAGAACCAGCACGACCGCCTGCGCTCGCGCATCGAGCAGGAGCTCGGGCGCGAAGAACTCGCCGACTATCTTCAGGACGACTATTTCACCGTGCGCGAGGAGCGCTATGTGCTGCCGATTCGCTCCAGCGCGCGCTCCCACGTGCCGGGCGTGGTCCACGGATATTCCTCCAGCGGGCAGACCGCGTTTATTGAGCCGGCCGATCTGGTTAACCTCAATAACGAGCTGCGCTGGGCCGAAGCCGAACTCCAGGAAGAGAAGAACCGCATCTTCGCCCGACTCTCGGCGCAGGTCGGCCAATACGCGGCGAGCCTGCTGCATAATAGCGATTGCCTTGCCTATATCGATGTGGTGATGGCCCACGCGCGCTTCGCCGAGCGCATCAACGCCACGGTGCCGACCATCACGGAGGACCGCGTCGAGCTCAAGCAGCTTCGCCATCCGATGCTCTATGTGCAGCACCTGCGCGAGCGCGACGGCCAGCTCACCAGCGACGTCGTCGCGAACGACCTGATCCTCGAGCCCGAGCGGCGCATCCTGCTCATCTCGGGGCCAAATACCGGCGGAAAGACGGTGCTGCTTAAATCCTTCGGCCTCTGCGCGCTGATGCTGCATTTCGGCCTGCCGATTCCGGTGGCCGAGGGGTCGAAGATCCCGCTCTTCGACTCGATCTTCAGCGATATCGGCGACGAGCAGTCCATCGAGCGTGACTTGAGTACGTTCTCGAGCCATCTGACGAATATTAATGAGTTTTTGGGCGAGTGTGGGCCGAAGAGTCTGGTGCTCCTCGACGAGCTATTTACGGGTACCGACCCGATGCAGGGCGCGGCGCTCGCGGTCGCGTTGCTCGAAGAGCTCGCGCGCCGCGGGTCGACCGCCGCGGTGACCACTCACCTGGAGAATCTGAAGACCCTGGCGATTCAGAACCAGGCCTTCGCCAACGCCTCGATGGGCTTTGATGTCGAGACGCTGGAGCCGACCTATCGCCTCACCCTCGGCATCCCCGGCAGCTCCTTTGCCCTGCGGATTTCGCGCCGCCTTGGCCTGCCCCAGAAGCTCATCGACCGCGCGATGGAGGTGCTCGACGGCGAGGACCATCATCACGTCGACGAGGTCCTGGCGTCGCTCGAAGAGCAGATGAGCGAGCTGCACGCCGAGCGAAATCGCCTGGAGCACGCCCGGCGCGAGGCCGAGCAGAAGAAATACCGCTTCGAGAAGAAATACCAGTCCCTGCTCGAGAAAGAGCGCACCGCGATCAACGCCGACGCCCGCGCCCTAAAGAAGGATTTGCACAAGGCGCGCGAGCTGATTCGCGAGAAGATCAAGACACTCCAGCAGGCCGGCGTGGTCAGCGGGAAGTCGTCTTTGAGCCAAAAGGAGCTGTCCGAATTCCAGGACGAGTTGCGCGGCAGCGAGGAGGTCATCGACCGCGCTCACGAGCGCACTCGCCCGGCCAAGGTCAGCCCCTCGGGTTATATCGAATTGCCGGCCGACGAAGTCGAAGTCGGCCTAAAGATCTATGTGCGCTCCTTTAACCGCATGGGCACCATCGTGGAGTTCGACGAGCGCAGCCGCCGCGTGCAGGTTCAGCTCGGCGTGCTCAAGGCCAAGGTCGACCTCGACGACCTCTTTTATCCCAGCGAGGCCCAGCGCCAGGCGCATCTTCGCGGGGACTCCTCCGGCGGAAAACCCCGCGGGCAGCAGGGCGCCGACAAGGGCGCACAGGCCCCGGATCCGGCTCAAGATGGCGAGCATGGGCTGGATATTACGATCCCCCAAACCCCTGATAATACGGTGGATTTGCGCGGGATGCGGGTCGACGGTTCCTTGGAAAAACTCGATCTTTTCCTCGACCACGCCTACGCCAAGGGCGAAGTCGGCGTGCATATCATCCACGGGCACGGCACCGGGGCGCTCAAACGCGCGGTGCGCGGGCATCTTATCGACTCGCGCTATGTCAAAGAATTTCGCCGCGGTGCGCGCAATGAGGGAGGCGACGGCATCACCGTCGCGCTCCTCGCGGCCAAATTGAGGTGA
- a CDS encoding Do family serine endopeptidase produces MNRDSMNRSRTKSAKTGRTKRTFIILAALLALPIGLTTASSPSQTSPGVKVAEAVGPERSSQRVTPAQAASYGLPNVSEVFERQNEKVVAITAQVPGQQMVNPFFGGSIQGKPQTGQGSGFIIDEDGYILTNNHVIDGASEITVILKDGHSYPAKVIGHDAQTDIALLKIEPDEKLPAVKLGKSKDLKVGQWVVAIGNPFGLDYSVTAGIISAKGRNIGAGPYDNFLQTDASINPGNSGGPLFNMNGEVIGVNTAIRRDGQGIGFAVPIDMVKEMIPALRKRGYVSRGYLGAGIQEMNATLAASFGVGMRQGVLIGSVEPGGPADQAGIRPGDIVTKFNGQPTRDARELLLAVAATQPGEKASADLIRDKKPKRLIVAVAERPDASRAAVVPAKETSSGVVLGLKVSPVTPQLAQRFGATAGQGVIIESVQPTSPVARLLRPGDIIQQVGETVVSSEKELNRAIREHDTRKPLRLLVHRDGRTMYLAMHLSKSALGR; encoded by the coding sequence ATGAATAGAGACTCGATGAATCGAAGCCGTACGAAGAGCGCCAAGACAGGGCGCACCAAACGAACGTTCATTATCCTCGCGGCGCTGCTCGCGCTGCCGATTGGCCTGACCACCGCCAGCTCGCCGAGCCAGACCTCGCCGGGGGTGAAGGTCGCCGAGGCGGTCGGCCCCGAGCGCTCGAGCCAGCGCGTGACGCCGGCGCAAGCCGCGAGCTATGGCTTGCCGAATGTCTCGGAGGTCTTCGAGCGACAAAATGAAAAGGTCGTCGCGATCACCGCGCAGGTCCCCGGCCAGCAAATGGTGAATCCGTTTTTCGGCGGCTCGATCCAGGGCAAACCCCAGACCGGTCAGGGCTCGGGATTCATCATCGACGAAGACGGGTATATCCTCACCAATAACCATGTCATCGACGGCGCCTCCGAGATCACGGTCATCCTCAAAGACGGGCATTCTTACCCGGCGAAGGTCATCGGCCACGATGCCCAGACCGACATCGCCCTGCTAAAGATCGAGCCCGACGAGAAGCTGCCGGCGGTCAAGCTGGGGAAATCCAAGGATCTAAAGGTCGGGCAATGGGTGGTCGCGATCGGCAATCCCTTCGGCCTGGATTACTCGGTGACCGCGGGCATCATCAGCGCCAAGGGGCGCAACATCGGCGCGGGCCCCTACGACAACTTCCTGCAGACCGACGCCAGCATCAACCCGGGCAACTCCGGCGGGCCGCTGTTCAATATGAATGGCGAGGTCATCGGGGTGAATACTGCGATCCGGCGCGACGGTCAGGGCATCGGATTTGCGGTGCCGATCGACATGGTCAAAGAGATGATCCCGGCGCTGCGCAAGCGCGGCTACGTTAGCCGCGGCTATCTTGGCGCGGGGATTCAGGAGATGAACGCGACGCTGGCGGCCAGCTTCGGTGTTGGGATGCGCCAGGGCGTGCTGATCGGCTCGGTTGAGCCCGGCGGACCGGCAGACCAGGCGGGGATTCGCCCGGGCGATATTGTCACGAAGTTCAACGGGCAGCCGACCCGCGACGCCCGCGAGTTATTGCTCGCGGTGGCGGCGACCCAGCCGGGAGAGAAAGCCTCGGCCGACCTGATCCGCGACAAAAAGCCCAAACGTCTCATCGTCGCGGTCGCTGAGCGCCCGGACGCCTCTCGCGCCGCGGTCGTGCCGGCCAAAGAGACCTCAAGCGGCGTGGTCCTCGGGCTAAAAGTATCGCCCGTGACCCCGCAACTCGCCCAGCGCTTTGGCGCCACCGCGGGTCAGGGTGTCATCATCGAGAGCGTGCAGCCGACGTCGCCGGTCGCCCGTCTTTTGCGCCCCGGCGATATCATCCAGCAGGTCGGTGAGACGGTCGTAAGCTCGGAGAAGGAGCTCAACCGCGCCATCCGCGAGCACGACACGCGCAAACCGCTGCGCCTGCTGGTGCACCGCGACGGGCGCACCATGTACCTGGCGATGCATCTGAGCAAATCCGCCCTCGGCCGATAA